In Candidatus Omnitrophota bacterium, a genomic segment contains:
- a CDS encoding septum formation initiator family protein, translating into MEKGLRLGYWFWIGVGLVALAVAWLLPGFSERRELQEELIRLQSSHEELTREVNDLKAERQALSEDPLAIEREARRTLGFSRSNEITFKKVSAE; encoded by the coding sequence TTGGAAAAAGGTCTGCGCCTAGGCTATTGGTTCTGGATTGGGGTGGGACTTGTAGCGCTGGCCGTTGCTTGGCTTTTGCCGGGCTTTTCGGAGCGCCGCGAACTGCAGGAAGAGTTGATTCGTTTGCAAAGCAGTCACGAAGAGCTTACTCGCGAGGTCAATGATCTCAAGGCTGAGCGGCAAGCGCTGTCTGAGGACCCATTAGCGATTGAGAGAGAAGCCCGGCGTACGCTGGGCTTTTCCCGTTCCAATGAGATCACCTTTAAGAAGGTCTCTGCCGAGTAG